The following proteins are encoded in a genomic region of Sesamum indicum cultivar Zhongzhi No. 13 linkage group LG8, S_indicum_v1.0, whole genome shotgun sequence:
- the LOC105168771 gene encoding ubiquitin-conjugating enzyme E2 2 codes for MSTPARKRLMRDFKRLQQDPPAGISGAPQDNNIMLWNAVIFGPDDTPWDGGTFKLTLQFTEDYPNKPPTVRFVSRMFHPNIYADGSICLDILQNQWSPIYDVAAILTSIQSLLCDPNPNSPANSEAARMFSENKREYNRRVREIVEQSWTAD; via the exons ATGTCGACTCCAGCTAGGAAGAGGCTGATGAGGGACTTCAAGAGGCTGCAGCAGGACCCACCTGCGGGTATTAGTGGAGCACCACAAGACAATAATATAATGCTCTGGAATGCAGTTATATTTGG TCCTGATGATACGCCATGGGATGGAG GTACGTTCAAATTGACCCTTCAGTTCACAGAAGATTATCCGAACAAGCCACCAACAGTTCGATTTGTTTCTCGGATGTTCCATCCAAATA TTTATGCGGATGGAAGTATATGCCTGGACATCCTTCAGAATCAGTGGAGTCCCATATATGATGTTGCAGCTATACTTACATCAATCCAG TCATTGTTGTGCGACCCGAACCCCAATTCCCCTGCGAACTCCGAAGCGGCTCGGATGTTCAGTGAGAATAAGCGAGAATACAATCGCAGAGTAAGGGAGATTGTGGAGCAAAGCTGGACGGCCGACTAG
- the LOC105168824 gene encoding probable WRKY transcription factor 61, protein MEMDSTSLHKAAVLDGAFEENKASESDRGKKSRGGEIAFQLEDKLVSAKSEMDEVMEENQKLRMCLNRILEDYRTLEMQYRDVIQQEAKKSPTTVPTHQDHDTEEPELIALSLGRTSSNKIRDELNKIPTVEDEGVTLGLECKHDVPKMLSQAETTSLNPSPENSLEEVKEEDAGETRKHKAMNNAGDGGDDEILQQNPVKRARVSVRVRCDTPTMNDGCQWRKYGQKIAKGNPCPRAYYRCTVAPSCPVRKQVQRCMEDMSILITTYEGTHNHPLSVSATAMASTTSAAASMLLSGSSTSGGSGSSSTTSSLNGLNFYLSENSRSKPFYLPNSSISSSSAYPTITLDLTSSSSSSSSHLSRLGNFPPRYPTTNLNFSSSQSNALPVVSWSNNGILSYGTQPCSRNQTTTSLSFQANPNETLYQSYLQKSTINPNQQTLAPDTIAAATKAITLNPSFQSALAAALSSIMGSGGANNSTTCIQNVVENSKQSVKSSDPFPTLSSFPSSTTNIVKKCSPGFLEKSSSTTSSQLGGLTILSPSFPLSNSKSKSNSRGDNRDELI, encoded by the exons ATGGAGATGGATAGTACTTCTTTGCATAAAGCTGCTGTTCTTGACGGTGCATTCGAGGAGAACAAAGCTTCTGAATCTGACCGTGGCAAGAAAAGCCGCGGAGGAGAGATTGCTTTTCAG CTGGAGGATAAACTTGTATCAGCCAAATCCGAGATGGATGAAGTTATGGAGGAGAATCAGAAGCTGAGGATGTGTTTAAATAGGATTCTGGAGGATTACAGAACCCTAGAAATGCAATACAGAGATGTTATTCAACAAGAGGCTAAAAAGTCTCCTACTACAGTTCCTACTCATCAAGATCATGACACTGAAGAACCTGAACTTATCGCCCTCAGTCTTGGGAGAACGTCGAGTAACAAGATAAGAGACGAGCTCAATAAAATACCAACTGTTGAGGATGAAGGGGTGACACTAGGGTTAGAATGCAAACACGACGTGCCTAAGATGTTGTCACAGGCTGAGACGACATCCCTGAATCCCAGCCCTGAAAATAGCTTGGAAGAAGTGAAAGAAGAAGATGCGGGGGAGACACGGAAACATAAAGCAATGAATAATGCTGGTGATGGTGGAGATGATGAGATCTTGCAGCAAAATCCCGTCAAGAGGGCTAGGGTTTCTGTGAGAGTTAGATGCGACACGCCAACT ATGAATGATGGATGCCAATGGAGGAAATATGGCCAGAAGATTGCCAAGGGAAATCCATGCCCTCGAGCATACTATCGTTGCACTGTTGCACCATCCTGTCCGGTGAGGAAACAG GTGCAACGATGTATGGAAGACATGTCCATCTTGATCACAACATATGAAGGAACGCACAATCATCCACTTTCAGTCTCAGCCACGGCCATGGCTTCCACCACTTCTGCAGCTGCCTCCATGTTATTGTCTGGCTCATCAACATCTGGAGGGTCAGGCTCCTCATCCACCACCTCTAGCCTCAATGGACTAAACTTCTATCTCTCCGAGAATTCAAGATCAAAGCCCTTTTACCTACCAAATTCATCGATCTCCTCATCCTCTGCATATCCAACCATCACTCTTGACCTCACGTCTAGCTCGTCTTCCTCCTCATCTCATTTAAGCAGACTAGGCAATTTTCCTCCACGATACCCAACCACGAATCTCAACTTCAGCTCTTCGCAGTCAAATGCTCTACCCGTAGTTTCTTGGAGCAATAATGGGATCCTAAGTTATGGAACTCAACCATGCAGCAGGAACCAAACTACCACTTCCCTATCTTTTCAAGCAAACCCTAATGAAACCCTATACCAATCCTACTTGCAAAAGAGTACCATAAACCCTAACCAGCAAACCCTAGCACCAGACACCATTGCAGCTGCAACTAAAGCAATCACATTAAACCCAAGTTTCCAATCAGCGTTAGCAGCTGCTCTTTCATCAATCATGGGCTCAGGTGGCGCTAATAATAGCACCACCTGTATCCAAAATGTTGTCGAAAACTCTAAACAAAGTGTGAAGTCTAGTGACCCTTTTCCTACACTCTCTAGCTTTCCATCATCAACTACCAATATTGTGAAGAAATGCTCGCCAGGTTTTCTGGAAAAGTCATCGTCTACAACTAGTTCACAATTGGGAGGGTTAACAATTCTTTCGCCTTCGTTCCCACTGTCAAACTCAAAGAGTAAATCTAACTCTCGGGGTGATAACAGAGATGAActcatttaa
- the LOC105168773 gene encoding cytochrome P450 94A2-like yields MVDFHFSASLVFSILIPILFFVISKLKTSTSNPTKLPKSYPIFGSFFAILKNRERYAQWTSEIITSTPNLTFTLRRPFGRRLVLTANATNVQHILKSHFNNYEKGDFFRSTLRDFLGDGIFNADGENWKFQRQVSSHEFNTKSLRKFLETVVDSELSDRLVPVLENAAAHETVLDFQDILQRFAFDNICKIAFGYDPGYLSASLPEEKLAVAFEKAVKLSSDRFGSFIPYFWKIKKCLNIGSEKQLKIAVRQVREFAKEIIREKKQQLDGKSGLESSSADDLLSRFLSSGHSDEDFVADIVISFMLAGRDTTSAALTWFFYLLSINPEVESEILREIKEKQEATSAYDEVKEMVYIHASLCESMRLYPPVPVDTKEALSDDVLPDGTVVRKGTRVTYHPYAMGRVEKVWGKDWAEFGPERWLEREEAAGEWRFVNRDSYTYSVFQAGPRICLGKEMAFIQMKRVVAGVLRRFRVVPVVVEGAEPVYIAGLTAKMKGGFPVRIEARAEAAS; encoded by the coding sequence ATGGTCGACTTTCACTTTTCAGCTTCACTCGTCTTCTCCATTCTTATTCCTATACTGTTCTTCGTCATATCCAAGTTGAAAACCTCAACTTCCAATCCCACAAAGTTGCCGAAATCCTACCCAATATTTGGTTCATTCTTCGCAATCTTGAAAAACAGGGAAAGGTACGCCCAGTGGACATCAGAGATCATCACATCCACACCCAATCTAACTTTTACCCTCCGCCGTCCCTTCGGGCGGCGGCTGGTCTTGACGGCCAACGCCACCAATGTCCAGCACATCCTCAAGTCCCACTTCAACAACTACGAAAAAGGCGATTTTTTCAGGAGCACTTTGAGGGACTTTCTTGGCGACGGCATTTTCAACGCCGACGGCGAAAATTGGAAGTTCCAGCGACAGGTTTCCAGCCACGAGTTCAACACCAAATCCCTCAGGAAATTCCTGGAAACCGTCGTGGATTCTGAATTGTCGGACCGTCTTGTTCCGGTACTGGAAAACGCCGCGGCCCACGAAACTGTGCTGGATTTTCAGGATATTCTTCAGAGATTTGCGTTTGACAACATTTGCAAGATCGCGTTCGGTTATGATCCTGGATACCTGTCGGCGTCTCTGCCGGAGGAGAAATTAGCCGTGGCTTTTGAAAAAGCTGTGAAGCTCTCCAGCGACAGGTTCGGCTCGTTTATCCCTTATTTCTGGAAAATCAAGAAGTGCCTTAACATCGGATCAGAGAAGCAGCTCAAGATTGCTGTCAGGCAAGTCCGAGAATTCGCGAAAGAAATAATCAGGGAGAAAAAGCAACAGCTTGATGGAAAATCAGGCCTGGAATCATCATCAGCTGACGATCTCCTGTCCAGATTCTTGAGCTCAGGCCACTCTGATGAAGATTTTGTTGCTGATATAGTGATAAGTTTCATGTTGGCAGGCCGAGACACGACTTCTGCTGCATTGACGTGGTTTTTCTATCTGCTTTCAATTAATCCAGAAGTAGAAAGCGAGATACTGAGAGAGATTAAAGAGAAGCAAGAAGCGACTTCAGCTTATGATGAAGTGAAAGAAATGGTTTACATTCACGCTTCGCTTTGTGAAAGCATGAGGCTTTATCCTCCAGTCCCTGTGGATACAAAAGAAGCTCTGAGTGACGACGTTTTGCCTGACGGGACGGTGGTGAGGAAGGGGACGAGGGTTACCTATCATCCCTATGCTATGGGGAGGGTGGAGAAGGTGTGGGGCAAAGACTGGGCGGAGTTCGGCCCTGAGCGGTGGCTGGAGAGGGAGGAGGCGGCGGGGGAGTGGAGATTTGTGAACAGGGATTCGTATACTTATTCAGTGTTTCAGGCGGGGCCCAGGATTTGTCTGGGGAAAGAGATGGCTTTCATACAGATGAAGAGGGTGGTTGCCGGCGTCTTGCGGCGGTTTAGGGTCGTGCCTGTGGTGGTGGAAGGAGCGGAGCCGGTATACATAGCCGGTTTGACAGCAAAAATGAAGGGTGGTTTTCCGGTGAGAATTGAGGCGAGGGCTGAGGCGGCgtcttga
- the LOC105168774 gene encoding vacuolar protein sorting-associated protein 29, with protein MVLVLALGDLHIPHRAPDLPAKFKSMLVPGKIQHVICTGNLCTKEVHDYLKTVCPDLHITRGEYDEETRYPETKTLTIGQFKLGVCHGHQVIPWGDLDSLAMLQRQLDVDILVTGHTHQFTAYKHEAGVVINPGSATGAFSSITYDVNPSFVLMDIDGLRVVVYVYELIDGEVKVDKIDFKKTTTATA; from the exons ATGGTGCTAGTACTAGCATTGGGTGATTTACACATACCACATAGGGCGCCGGATCTGCCAGCCAAGTTCAAGTCCATGCTCGTTCCAGGAAAGATCCAGCACGTCATTTGCACGGGCAACTTATGTACGAAA GAGGTTCATGACTACTTGAAAACTGTTTGTCCCGACTTACACATCACTCGTGGTGAATATGATGAGGAGACGCGTTATCCAGAGACCAAAACATTAACAATTGGTCAGTTTAAGCTTGGTGTATGCCATGGACATCAG GTTATTCCATGGGGCGACTTGGACTCGTTGGCCATGCTCCAGAGGCAGCTGGACGTCGATATTCTTGTGACTGGCCATACACACCAGTTTACTGCTTACAAACATGAAGCTGGGGTCGTTATAAATCCCGGGTCAGCCACTGGTGCCTTCAGCAGCATCACCTATGATGTCAACCCGAGCTTTGTTCTCATGGACATCGATGGTTTACGTGTTGTGGTCTATGTTTATGAACTCATTGACGGAGAGGTGAAGGTCGACAAGATTGATTTTAAGAAGACAACAACAGCAACAGCTTAA